The genomic segment GAGAACGACAACTATGAAAGCTCGAAGGATGAGATGCCGGACGTTGGAAAACTGGTCACCACCCCGATGGGGAATGGACGAGTCGTTTCCGTAAACGTACTTGATCAATCTGTCCAAGTGGAGCTTTCAATCGACAAACGCGTCACCGAATTCGGATTGGATGAGATTGCGATAGGTCTCCCCACCTTTGAATAAAGCGTGGGGGTAGGGGAGAGGTGAGCTAGTGGACAAACGGGAAATCTTCGTCAAGATGGCGAGCATTGAAGAACGTATTGGTGACCTTTATAAAGAAATTGGTGAACTGAAAGACGTCATCGTTGTTTTGATGGAGGAAAACGCCCAATTACTCGTTGAAAACCAGCACCTTCGCAACCGACTAGACAGGAAAAAGACCGGCTCCCAAGCAAAACAAAAGGGAACAAGCCCTGTCGCGAAGGAAAAAGCCAAAAAGGCAGTGGTCGGAGAAGGATATGACAACCTCGCCCGTTTGTACGCGGAAGGATTTCATATCTGCAATGTGCATTTTGGCAGCCTGCGAAAAGAAGGGGATTGCCTGTTCTGTCTCTCATTCCTGAGCGGCGGCCCTCAAAAATAAGCGGTGAGTAACCAGCACCACATGAAAAAGCGACCTGGGCCACGTGTCAGGTCGCTTTTTTCCGGATAGGAATAATAAGACAAGAACAAAAGGGAGTACGAGCCGTAGATGGAACCTGTCAGCAACGTGCCGCTGTATGAAACAGAGCGCATCGATGATTTATTGACACATGAAATGAAAATAATCCAGAGCCACGAAGTGTTTTGCTTTTCAATGGACGCGGTTCTTTTGGCGCGATTCGCATCGGTGCCAAAGCGCGGAAAAGTACTGGATATGTGCACGGGCAATGGAGCTATACCGCTCATTATGACCACGCGTACGCCGGAAGCCAGTTTTGATGGAATCGAAATTCAAGAGCGTTTGTTCAGTATGGCGAGCCGCAATGTGACATTGAATGGTTTGAACGAACGAATTACGATGCATCACGGCGATGTGAAGGATGCAGTGTCGTTGTTCGGGCACGGGAAGTACGATTTGATCACATGCAATCCGCCGTATATGCCTGCGACGAGCGGGGAGAAAAACATCAGCGAGCACTTTGCGATTGCCCGTCATGAAATTATGCTGTCCTTGGAGGATGTCATTCGCGTGGGGAGTCAGTTGCTAAAAACCGGTGGGAAGCTGGCGCTCGTACATCGATCCACACGTTTGATCGACATCGTTTCGCTTATGCGCCAATACGGCATCGAGCCGAAACGGATGCGTCTGGTTTATCCGCGTAGGGAAGCAGAGCCGAATATGGTTCTGATCGAGGGAATAAGGGGTGGAAAGCCGGAGCTGAGAATTCAGCCGCCGCTGATTGTGTATGAAAATGGAGAGCAATACTGTGAAGAGCTACAGGAAATCTATTATGGCAGACGAGATTCCCTCGAGTAAGAGTCACTATGTCTACATCCTGTCTTGTGCGGATGGGACACTCTACACCGGATATACGACAGAGCTGATCCGTCGCTTGGCTGCTCATAATGAAGGAAAGGGTGCCAAGTATACGAGAGGCCGCGGGCCAGTGGAGCTGCTCTATTGGGAAGAAGGAGCAGACCGTTCCTGGGGTCTCAAGCGTGAAGAGAGCATCAAACGATTAACGCGCAAGAAAAAAGAAGAATTGATTGGAGGGGCCTCCGAATGAATGTGCAACGCAGTTTTGCGTCAGAAGAAGCAGGAGTCCTTTATTTGGTGGCTACACCCATCGGTAATCTCGATGATATCACGGTGCGGTGTCTAAATACGTTGCGTGAAGTCGATGTCATCGCGTGTGAAGATACGCGCCAGACGAGAAAGCTGCTGAATCATTTTCAGATCGAAAAACGTACGGTCAGCTATCACGAGCATAATAAGGAAGCAAGTGGGAATGGGTTGTTGCAGTGGCTTGCCGAGGGCAAGAAAATTGCCTTAGTGAGTGACGCTGGCTTGCCGGCTATTTCCGACCCGGGTGCGGAGCTGGTACGAGATGCGACCGCAGCGGGATTTCCTGTCATCCCCGTTCCAGGTGCCAATGCGGCATTGACAGCGTTGATCGCTTCCGGTCTTCCCACGGATCGATTCGTTTTTTGCGGATTTATGGGTCGCGAAAACAAAGAAAGACGCGAAGAGCTGGAACGACTGAAGCGATATCCAGAAACGCTGATTTTTTATGAAGCTCCCCATCGGGTGGAAAAGACGCTTGCTGCCATGCAGGAAGTGTGGGGGAATCGGCGAGCTGTCCTGGCAAGAGAGCTGACAAAGCGCTACGAGGAATTTGTGCGTGGGACGTTGGACGAGCTGCTGGAATGGCTCAGAAGCGGCGAGGTGCGCGGTGAGTTTTGTGTCATTGTCGAAGGGAACACCGGTCCGCTGGAAGCGGAAGCCGATGATACCTGGTGGCAGTCGCTGAGTATCGTGGAGCATGTGGATCATTATTGCGCACAAGGCATGGGGAAAAAGGAAGCCATCAAGCAAGCAGCCGATGATCGGAACGTATCCAAACGAGATGTTTACAACGAATATCATCGTGAATAGAAGGTAATGAGTGAGTAAAGCTGGCCGATACGGTCGGCTTTTTTCTTTTCGTCATGTCGACAGTGTATGTGAATACGATGGTAGGGAGCGCTGACGGTGTTTTCGGAAGGGATAGATGGGGGGATCAGCGGTGAGTATTCGTGATTCTCGTTTTATTGTGAATACAGATGAAAAGGATGATCACTTCATATTTACGCTGCCGGTTACATGGAACAGTAGACCGTACGAATATGCCTGGGCCAAACAGTTTGCCAAACCGAATGACGTCGTGCTCGATTCGGCATGCGGGATCTGCCACCCATTCAAATTTTATTTGGCTGATCATTGTCGAGAAGTACACGCTTGTGATCTCGATAATCGGATATTGTCTAAGGAAGCGATCTATCAAGATATTGTGGACGTATTTGGGAAAAGAGTAGCAGACAGCTTGCCTGCACATTATTTTGACGGTATTCATTATTGTCGAGCCAATTTGACCTACTTGCCGTACTCGAATCAAAAGTTTGATACTGTATTTTGCATCTCTGTTCTCGAACATCTCGAAGACCCGATCATGGTGCAAGCATTTCGCGAATTTCACAGAGTGTTAAAAGACGATGGGGAGCTCGTACTCACTTTTGATTACCCGCTGATCAATTTAGCGCGGCTACAGCAAGTTTTGGGAGAGGTTGGACTACAGTTTTCTGGCGAAGTATCCTTTGAAATGCCGGCAGATGTGGTTTATTCTGATTTGTATGTACCCAGGCTGTTCTTCTTCCGAGCACTGTTGAAGAAAAAATAGCAAACAAATAGCCTTCGTGAGGCTCGTCCCACAAAGGCATGTTTATGTAATCAAATGATATTAGCGTTTAACAGGCATTTCAGTCAGGCAATCTTGGCACACAATTTTACCTTTAAAGTGAGATACTTTATCAGCGTTTCCACAGAAGATACATGCAGGCTCATACTTTTTCAGGATGATGCGCTCTCCGTCAACGTAGATTTCCAAAGCATCTTTCTCAGCGATACCCAGAGTGCGGCGCAATTCGATTGGAATAACAACACGACCCAATTCATCTACTTTGCGAACGATACCGGTTGATTTCATCATAGCTAAAATCTCCTCCCAAAATCTGTATATGTCGATGCTATTGTTATACACTCATCATTTATCGTCAATATTCGACATTTTCTGTTGGGATAATCATACCAGCCATTCCCAAAGGTGTCAACATGATTTTGACAATTCCTTGAAAAGCAAAATGTTTTTTCAAAACGAAAATGCTGTTAAAAAGTGTTTCTCGGAATGATGGAAGTGATATGGAAATTTTTATGGATAAAATTTACTGGGAGTATTGGGTGTCGAACAAGTCGACGAATGTCGAAACACAACATGGAGATTCGACAAAAACTCCAAGTTTTCCCTTTTGCGCTTGTAATTTGTAAAGTTGGCATGGAGCGAGTGATAAAATTCCTTAGGAAAATGGGCTTGCCTAGGATGTTTACAAAACAGGTTGGTCGTGTACAATAGAGGATAAATACAGCAAATGATAGCAATCGACCATGATGGGAAGAGTAAGCCGATCCTCCTTATTTCAGAGAGCCGGGGTAGCTGAAAACCGGTATAAGCGAGCAAGCTGAACATGGACCCTGAGTCTTGCAGATGAACAGTGACGGCATTGACCGTACCTAGTAGTTTGTGACGTATGCCCACGTTACGGGTAGAGTCATGTTTTGACTCACCAAGTCCGTTTTCCGTGAGGGAACGGAGTGTTTGGGTGGTACCGCGAGATAGAGCTCGCCCCAATTTTTTTGGGGTGGGCTTTTCCTTATTTTAATAAACGTAAACAGGAGGGGAATAGTTGCAATGAAACCTACTTATTACATCACGACACCGATTTACTATCCAAGCAACAAGCTTCACATCGGTAACGCTTACACTACCATTGCATGTGATGCTTTGGCGCGTTACAAGCGCTTGCGCGGCTATGATGTGTATTACCTGACAGGAACAGATGAGCATGGACAAAAGCTCCAGGAGCGTGCAGCCGAGGATGGCAAGCAACCGCTCGAATTCATCGATCCGATTGTCGATTGGGTAAAGGACTTGTGGCAAAAGCTGGACATCTCTTATGACGATTTCATCCGTACCACTGAGCCTCGTCATAAAGAAGTCGTACAAAAAGTGTTCCAGCGCCTGCTCGATCAAGGTGATATTTACTTGGGCGAGTACGAGGGCTTCTACTGTGTACCTGACGAGGCATTTTGGACAGAAACTCAATGTAAAACCGATAATGGATATATTTGCCCAGACTGTGGACGCGAAGTGAATAAAGTGAAGGAGAAAAACTACTTCTTCCGCATGTCCAAATATCAAGACAGACTGCTTGCGCACATTGAAGCGAATCCTGAGTTTATCCAGCCAGAGAGCCGCCGCAATGAAATGATCAACAACTTCTTGAAGCCAGGTCTCCAGGATTTGTCCGTATCCCGCAGTACGTTTGACTGGGGAATCAAGGTGCCAAGCGATCCGGAGCACGTTATTTACGTATGGATCGATGCATTGACGAACTATATTTCTGCTCTCGGCTACTTGTCCGAGGATGACAGCAAATACCGTAACTTCTGGCCAGCCAATGTTCACATGGTTGGAAAAGACATTTTGCGCTTCCATACGATCTACTGGCCAATCCTATTGATGGCACTGGATATTCCTTTGCCAAAACAAATTTTTGGTCATGGCTGGCTTCTGATGCCAGATGGAAAAATGTCCAAATCCAAGGGTAATGTCATTGACCCGAAAGTTTTGATCGACCGTTACGGTTCTGACGGCGTTCGCTACTTCCTGCTTCGTGAAATCAACTTCGGTCAGGATGGCATCTTCACGCCAGAATCGTTCGTACAGCGCCTGAACTACGACTTGGCTAATGACATCGGAAACCTGCTGAGCCGTACCGCTACGATGATTGAGAAATATTTCGATGGTATCGTTCCAGCTCCACAGGATGCAGGAGAGCCGGATGACAGCTTGATCGGCCTGGCAATGAAAACGAAGGCGCTGGTGGAAGAGCACATGGAAGAAATGCGCTTCTCCAATGCACTGGCTCACATCTGGGAACTGGTGGGACGTACAAACAAATACATCGACGAGACCATGCCTTGGAATTTGGCAAAATCCGAAGAAACCAAAGGTCGTCTGGCAACCGTTATGTACAATTTGGTGGAAAGCATCCGTATTAGCTCCGTGCTGATCCAACCGTTTATGACCAAAGCACCAGCGAAAATTTGGGACCAACTGGGTATTTTGGGCAATGAAGAAGCAACGAGCTGGGAATCTGCAGGTGTATGGGGTGGATTGCCTGCTGGAAGCACCGTTAGCCGTAAAGAATTGCTCTTCCCTCGTCTGGATGTTCAAGCGGAACTGGCTTTCATCGACGATTCGACAGCAGAGGCACGCCGCCAAGCGGAGGAAAACAAGAAAAAGCAAGCAGCTTTGAAAGGGGAAGCACCTGTGAGCGAAACAAACACCAACCAAACAGAAGCCGCAACTGACAAACCAGCTGATGCAAAAGAAGAAATCAGCATCGACGATTTTGGAAAAGTAGAGCTGCGCGTCGCACAGGTAGTGGAATGTGCCAAGCATCCAAATGCTGACAAGCTGTTGGTTCTGCAATTGGATCTCGGCTACGAGAAGCGCCAGGTTGTTTCCGGTATCGCAAAATACTACTCCCCAGAAGATATGGTCGGCAAAAAAGTGATCCTCGTAGCCAACCTGAAGCCAGTGAAGCTTCGCGGTGAGCTGTCTCAAGGGATGATCTTGGCAGCATCGGCAGGAGATCAGTTGACACTTGCGACTGTTGACCCAAGTATGCCAAACGGAGCAATCGTGAAGTAACGAGGGCAAGGAAAGGAAGGACCCATCTTGTTATTTGAAACCCATGCTCATCTAAATGCGAAGGAATTCGATGAAGATCGTGCAGACGTCATTGCTCGTGCGCAGGAAAATGGCGTCAGTACGATTGTGAACATCGGATTCAACGCTGAAACAATTCCGACCTGCATGGATTTGGCTCATGCGTATGACTTTATTTACGCCGTCATCGGTTGGCATCCGCAAGACGCCAAGGACATGACGGACGAACATCTAGAATGGATCGAGGAACTCAGTCGTGATCCGAAAGTAGTGGGATTGGGTGAAATGGGCTTGGACTACTACTGGGATACGTCGCCACGTGATGTGCAGGCAGAGGTATTCCGCAAGCAGATTCGTCTGGCTCGCAAGCTCGACATGCCGATCATCATCCACAATCGCGATGCGCACCAAGACGTTTTGACGATCCTGAAGGAAGAGAAGGCAGCGGATGTTGGCGGCATCATGCATTGCTTCTCTGGTAGCTGGGAAACGGCGAAGCAGGCACTCGATATGAATTTTTACATTTCGTTCGGTGGTCCGCTTACGTTCAAAAATGCCAAGCAGCCAAAAGAAGTAGCAGCGAAGGTACCGCTAGACAAGTTGTTGATAGAGACGGATTGCCCTTATCTCACGCCGCATCCTTTCCGCGGAAAGCGAAATGAGAGTGGATATGTGCGCTACGTCTGTGAGGAAATGGCGAACATTCATGGTTTGTCTTACGAGGAAATGGCACAAATTACCGCAGACAATGCCAGACGTCTTTTTCGCATGAACGGTTAAGTAAACCTGTATCGAGGCATTTCCAGGAAGTGTGACCGCGTTTAAGCGGACAGTTTTCATGCGCTCCGGAAATATATAAGCGACTGTCACTTATATATTTCCTACACGAAAATAAAAACGGGAAATCACGATTGATCACGTGATTTCCCGTTTTTTTGTGTGAGGTAACCGGGTTCTACTCTATTTTGTCGACGCATACGATGAACAATGTGTCGAACGATTATTGTCCATCCGACATGGCTTCTCGACAGGTTTCTGCTACCATTCGCCATGCCTATTTTGCTAGTCTGATACCATTATCGCTTCAGCCAAAAGGGAGGGTAAATTTGACAAAGCCGGGAAAGTGAAATACAATCAAAGCCGACCTTGTGAAGTACCGGCCACTTCCAGAATATTAGTGCAATTACATCGACCCTTACCTGGCTAGACAAGAAGAGCCTTGTGCTTTTCTAGGAAAAGGAGTGTGGGAAATGGAGTTACGCGCGATATGGGATAGGTATAAGAATCGTGGGTTAGTCATGTTTGGCTGCCTTGCTCTTGTCCTCGTTCCCATGATTGGCTATTTCTCTGCCCAGGCTACTCAGCCAAAACAGGTCACTTTTTCGTTGGACGGAGAAAGCAAGACGGTCGCTACAAAAGCCAAGACCGTTGAGCAGTTCTTAACCGAGAGAAACATTACGGTAACGGAAAAGGATTCCCTTCAACCGACACCAGAGACGAAGCTAAAAGACGGAGCACTCATTACTTTATATACGACCTGGTCCATACCAATCCAGGTTGACGGGCAGAAAAAAACGATAGAGACACTTAGTCGTGATGTTGCTGGTGCGTTGAAGGACGGCGGCATCGTGCTAGGTGAGAAGGACCGGGTAGAACCGGCATTGACCGCTACACTTACCAAGGACTCCTCGATCAGCGTTAAGCGGGTTGTTGAGAAAATGGTAAAAGTCGATGAGCGAGTCACCTTTCAAGAAATACGCAAAAATGATCCAGCGCTGGAAAAAGGTAAGACCCGCGTATTACAGAGCGGGCAAGAAGGTAAGGCAATTGCACACTACAAGCTAGTCATGGAAGATGGAAAAGAAGTCTCCCGTGATCTGGTCAAAAGAGATGTCCTTGTACCGAAGAAAGATAATGTCGTAGCCGTGGGTACCGCAGTCCCAACGTTGCAGAAAAAGGGTCAACCAGATCGGGTCCTGGTTGCTTCTGCAGCGGGTCCGGTCTCGCGTGGTGGAAAAGTGTTTAGGCCGAAAAAAGTACTGAACGGGGTTACCCTGACTGCTTATACTCCTGCGGGAGGTGGCAAACACCCAAGCTCGCCGGGCTATGGACGCACATCGACAGGGGTAAAAGCCAAGGTTGGTCACACAATCGCTGTAGATCCTAAAGTCATTCCGTATGGATGGTGGGTGTACATTGAAGGTGTTGGGTATCGTCGAGCTGAAGATACGGGCGGTGCCATGAAAGGTGGCAAAATCGACGTATTCGTAGGCACGGAATCCGAGGCGAGGAAATTCGGTCGAAAGCGCAACAAAACTGTATATATCATTGGACCACAGAAGCCTTAGGACAGGAGCGATTGCTCCTGTTCTTCTGTTTCCTCTATGGTAATTGTGATAAGCTGTTTGTTAGTAAGACGATCCTCTTTTGCCAAATGTTACATGTATTTTTGGCTTTGGGTACGATTTTTTTTGGAACACTAGTATCGTACCGACTTTGTACGAAAGTGGGAGCACATGATGAAGATCAAAGAAGTCATCGTGGTGGAAGGACGAGACGATACCGCAGCTATCAAGCGTGCGGTTAATGCCGATACGATTGAAACTGGCGGTTCTGCGATTCATAAAAGAACGATTGAAAAAATCAGGCTGGCACAACAAAAACGCGGTGTTATTATTTTCACAGACCCTGATTATCAAGGGGAGCGCATCCGAAAAATTATCAGCAAGTCGGTTCCAGGCTGCAAGCACGCATTTATTACCCAGGAGGATGGGACCAAAAAGGGCGACATCGGCGTTGAGAACGCGACACCTGACGTGATTATTCGTGCACTCTCAGAAGTACGTACCGAAATGGCGGAAACGGCTGGAGAGATTACCTCTGACGATTTGTTGGCAAATGGCCTGACGTCCGGAGTAGATGCCAAAGAACGCAGAATTAAGCTGGGAGAAGCATTGGGGATCGGATACGCCAATGCCAAGCAAATGCTGCAGCGGCTCAATGCCTTCCAAATCAGTCGAGCAGAATTCGAAGCGGCCATTGCGGCCATTAATAAAGAGAGGGAGTAAGCCATGACCCAAATAGCGGGCAAGGATATTGCCACACCTACGCGTACAAAAGAAATATTGGAGAAGTATGGCTTTTCTTTTAAGAAGAGTCTGGGCCAGAACTTCCTGATAGACACGAACATTTTACATAACATCGTTTCAGAGGCAGACCTTACCAAGGAAAAGGGAGCGATTGAAATTGGGCCCGGTATCGGTGCGCTGACGGAACAATTGGGACGAGCAGCCAAAAAAGTGATGGCGATTGAAATCGACCAACGTCTTTTGCCTATTTTGCAGGACACGCTCTCTCCTTATGAAAATATTGAAGTCGTTCATGGGGACGTACTGGAGCTGGATCTGAAGAAGTTAATAGAAGAAAAGATGACAGGAGTGGAAAAGTTGAGTGTAGTGGCGAATTTGCCCTACTATGTGACGACGCCCATCCTGATGAAGCTGCTGGAAGAGAGATTGCCCCTCGAAAACATCGTGGTCATGATTCAAAAGGAAGTGGCTGAGAGAATTGCAGCCAAACCAGGAACGAAAGACTATGGCTCTCTATCAGTCGCAGCTCAATTTTATGCAGATACAGAAGTAGCGATGATTGTGCCTGCTAGTGTGTTTGTTCCACGTCCGAATGTCGACTCGGCAGTGATTCGCTTAAAGGTAAGAGATCGTCCGCCAGTGGAAGTAGACGATCAGGATATGTTTTTCCGGGTGGTACGCAGCTCGTTTGCACAGCGCCGGAAGACATTGTTGAACAACCTGATGAATGGACTGTTTCCTAAAACCCAAAAGGATGAAGTAATACAGATGCTCACTGACATCGGGATCGATCCGACCCGACGTGGTGAAACACTCAGTTTGGACGAATTTGCCCGCCTAGCGAACGAAGGTATGCGCCGCGGACTGATTACGTAAATCGTATAGACGACCCCCTTATTTTTGGGCGAGATTCCCAAAGAATGGGGGTTTTTGCGTGTTTATGCCCTTTATGCATATCATTTGACAAATATCTACGTTTTTTATGAAAAAAACCCCGTTGACAAAATATCGGCAGGGTTGCTATAATTTTTTATTTCTTTGACAAAATATAAGGGAGCTGTTATAATAGATGTAAGCGAGGTGGATGGAACAATGGCAAGAAACGCGTTACTTGACATTAAACGTAGTTTAGACGGACACATTGGTGAGCGCATCCTGCTTAAGGCTAATGGCGGTCGCCGCAAAACCGTTGAACGTAGTGGCATCCTCGAAGAAACTTACCCATCTGTGTTTGTGGTAAAGCTGGATGACGACCAACTCTTTGAGCGGGTATCTTACAGCTATGCTGACATCTTGACGGAAACAGTAGAATTGACGGTGTGCCGCGAAAACGAGCACATCCGCATCACATTTGTACAACAGTAGAGCCCTTTTGGGTTCTACTGTTTTGTTTTTTATATCGAAAAGCTCTGAACATTTGGTTGAGGCAATAAAAAGAACGGTATGGAGCACACTAAGCCTGTCAACGAGAAGGAGGGTGCTATGGGTCGCAGACGAGGACTGATGTCAGAGCAGTTTAAGATGGAGCTGGCCAAAGAGCTTGGGTTTTACGATACGGTAAAAGCCGAGGGTTGGGGAGGCATCACGACACGGGACGCGGGTAACATGGTCAAGCGCGCTGTTCAGCTTGCTGAGGAAGCATTAGCCGCTAAGCGATTGTAACGTTTGGGTTTGACCGTACGAACGTTTCTCACCATATAAACACTCGTTGACAAGGGCCGGGGCATCCCGGCTTTTTTTCTATAAAGGGAGCTGAATTTTCGAAATACCCATAATGATCTCGATCCTATTCTTTTTAATTGATCAAGTGGCATGGGAGAGTTTGCCTATGCTACAATAAGAGACTAGGAAATTTAGAAAGTAGGCAGAGGTGAATTACGTGCGTATCTCGGTCAAAGCTCCGGCCAAAATTAATTTGACTCTCGACGTGCTTGCCAAACGGCCGGACGGTTATCACGAAGTAGAAATGGTGATGACAACCGTAGACTTGGCAGATCGTGTGGACATGACTCTACGCGAAGATGGTGAGATTACGCTGGACTGTTCTGCCAGCTTCGTACCGGATGATATCCGTAACCACGCATATAAAGCGGCAACGCTCATGAAAGAAAAATTTCAAGTACGCCAGGGCGTACACTTGTATATCGACAAGCAAATTCCGGTTGCGGCTGGACTGGCAGGTGGCAGCAGTGATGCAGCGGCAACACTGCGCGGCTTGAACCAATTGTGGAATCTCGGGTTGACCAGAGATGAGCTGGCTAAAATCGGAGCGGAGATTGGCTCTGATGTGCCATTTTGCGTTTATGGTGGAACAGCGCTGGCGACAGGGCGTGGCGAACAGATCGCGCACCTGGGAGCGCCTGCACCGTGCTGGGTGATTCTAGCTAAGCCGCCGATCGGAGTATCTACCCCGGATGTATACGGAAACCTGCGTGTTGCCCAGATCGATAATCATCCCGATACCAAACAAATGCTGCAAGCCATCGCGACCCAAGACTTTTCACTCATGTGCCAATCTCTTGGAAATGTGTTGGAGAACGTCACGCTCTCGCTCCATCCACAAGTAAGACAAATCAAGGATCTCATGATCGCTTCGGGGGCAGATGGTGTCCTGATGTCTGGCAGCGGCCCTACTGTGTTTGCTCTTGTGCAAAAGGAAGCGAAAGTGCATCGGATCTACAACGCGTTGCGAGGTTTTGTCAAAGATGTGTTTGTTGTCCGAATGTTAGGCGCTCAAGATGGGGAAATACTTGCATAAACCCGTATGGAAATGATACATTATCAGCATAATATTCGGTTTTGGAGGAAGAGCCATGAAGAAATTGCGCAGAAGTGCACGTCTGGTTGACATGACGCAGCACTTGCTCGCCCATCCCCATACGCTGACTCCTCTCACTCTGTTCGCGGAACAATACGGCGCAGCGAAATCATCCATCAGTGAAGACTTGTCTATCATCAAAGAGGCTTTTGAAGTCCAAGGGGTAGGCTTGTTGAAAACGGTGGCGGGAGCGGCAGGCGGAGTGAAGTATATTCCACAGGTCAAAACGGAAGAGGCCCTTCACTTCATGCGCGAACTGATCGGTCAACTCGCTAATCCAGAGAGGCTTTTGCCAGGTGGATACTTGTATATGTCCGACATTCTCGGAAATCCACAAACGATGGCGAAGATCGGAAAGCTCTTTGCAACCGCTTATGCGGATAAAAATGTGGATGTCGTCATGACGGTGGAAACAAAGGGGGTTCCACTTGCGTATGCGACGGCTATGTTTTTGAATGTGCCTGTTGTGATTGTCCGCCGTGACAACAAGGTGACGGAAGGTTCAGTAGTGAGCATTAACTATGTATCGGGTTCCAGTAAACGAATTCAAACCATGTCACTCGCTCGCCGCGGTTTGGCCGAACAGTCTCGCGTCCTCATTGTGGACGACTTTATGAAAGCTGGCGGGACATTGCGGGGCATGATTGATCTGTTGCAGGAATTCCGAGCAACCGTAGTAGGATGCGGCGTACTGGTAGAAACGACAGCGGATGTTTCTGAGCGTTTGGTAGATGAATATGTATCGCTTGCAAAACTTCAGGATGTAGACTTCAAGGGCAAGCAAATCGAAATAGAGCTGGGCAGTTTTTTTGAAAAAAGAGGGGAGTAGATAGGTATGGCAATCTCTTTTGTTTCAACTGACAAGGCTCCTGCCGCTATTGGGCCTTACAGCCAAGCTGCAAAGGTAGGTCCATTTCTTTTTGCATCGGGTCAAATTCCGCTGCGTGCAGACGGCACTTTGGTAGAAGGTGACGTCGTGGAGCAAACCCATCAGGTTTTTTCCAACATTCAAGCGGTACTGGCAG from the Brevibacillus brevis genome contains:
- a CDS encoding 3D domain-containing protein, whose translation is MELRAIWDRYKNRGLVMFGCLALVLVPMIGYFSAQATQPKQVTFSLDGESKTVATKAKTVEQFLTERNITVTEKDSLQPTPETKLKDGALITLYTTWSIPIQVDGQKKTIETLSRDVAGALKDGGIVLGEKDRVEPALTATLTKDSSISVKRVVEKMVKVDERVTFQEIRKNDPALEKGKTRVLQSGQEGKAIAHYKLVMEDGKEVSRDLVKRDVLVPKKDNVVAVGTAVPTLQKKGQPDRVLVASAAGPVSRGGKVFRPKKVLNGVTLTAYTPAGGGKHPSSPGYGRTSTGVKAKVGHTIAVDPKVIPYGWWVYIEGVGYRRAEDTGGAMKGGKIDVFVGTESEARKFGRKRNKTVYIIGPQKP
- the rnmV gene encoding ribonuclease M5, whose product is MKIKEVIVVEGRDDTAAIKRAVNADTIETGGSAIHKRTIEKIRLAQQKRGVIIFTDPDYQGERIRKIISKSVPGCKHAFITQEDGTKKGDIGVENATPDVIIRALSEVRTEMAETAGEITSDDLLANGLTSGVDAKERRIKLGEALGIGYANAKQMLQRLNAFQISRAEFEAAIAAINKERE
- the rsmA gene encoding 16S rRNA (adenine(1518)-N(6)/adenine(1519)-N(6))-dimethyltransferase RsmA — encoded protein: MTQIAGKDIATPTRTKEILEKYGFSFKKSLGQNFLIDTNILHNIVSEADLTKEKGAIEIGPGIGALTEQLGRAAKKVMAIEIDQRLLPILQDTLSPYENIEVVHGDVLELDLKKLIEEKMTGVEKLSVVANLPYYVTTPILMKLLEERLPLENIVVMIQKEVAERIAAKPGTKDYGSLSVAAQFYADTEVAMIVPASVFVPRPNVDSAVIRLKVRDRPPVEVDDQDMFFRVVRSSFAQRRKTLLNNLMNGLFPKTQKDEVIQMLTDIGIDPTRRGETLSLDEFARLANEGMRRGLIT
- the veg gene encoding biofilm formation stimulator Veg — protein: MARNALLDIKRSLDGHIGERILLKANGGRRKTVERSGILEETYPSVFVVKLDDDQLFERVSYSYADILTETVELTVCRENEHIRITFVQQ
- a CDS encoding small, acid-soluble spore protein, alpha/beta type, encoding MGRRRGLMSEQFKMELAKELGFYDTVKAEGWGGITTRDAGNMVKRAVQLAEEALAAKRL
- the ispE gene encoding 4-(cytidine 5'-diphospho)-2-C-methyl-D-erythritol kinase, with product MRISVKAPAKINLTLDVLAKRPDGYHEVEMVMTTVDLADRVDMTLREDGEITLDCSASFVPDDIRNHAYKAATLMKEKFQVRQGVHLYIDKQIPVAAGLAGGSSDAAATLRGLNQLWNLGLTRDELAKIGAEIGSDVPFCVYGGTALATGRGEQIAHLGAPAPCWVILAKPPIGVSTPDVYGNLRVAQIDNHPDTKQMLQAIATQDFSLMCQSLGNVLENVTLSLHPQVRQIKDLMIASGADGVLMSGSGPTVFALVQKEAKVHRIYNALRGFVKDVFVVRMLGAQDGEILA
- the purR gene encoding pur operon repressor, giving the protein MKKLRRSARLVDMTQHLLAHPHTLTPLTLFAEQYGAAKSSISEDLSIIKEAFEVQGVGLLKTVAGAAGGVKYIPQVKTEEALHFMRELIGQLANPERLLPGGYLYMSDILGNPQTMAKIGKLFATAYADKNVDVVMTVETKGVPLAYATAMFLNVPVVIVRRDNKVTEGSVVSINYVSGSSKRIQTMSLARRGLAEQSRVLIVDDFMKAGGTLRGMIDLLQEFRATVVGCGVLVETTADVSERLVDEYVSLAKLQDVDFKGKQIEIELGSFFEKRGE
- a CDS encoding RidA family protein — encoded protein: MAISFVSTDKAPAAIGPYSQAAKVGPFLFASGQIPLRADGTLVEGDVVEQTHQVFSNIQAVLAEAGGNLTNVVKATVFIKDMNDFGQLNEVYGQYFGDHKPARSTVEVARLPRDVKVEIEIVAYIE